One stretch of Wolbachia endosymbiont of Armadillidium arcangelii DNA includes these proteins:
- a CDS encoding MFS transporter: MTIKFNIGAIEIGQFGGLYYAGYVLAHIPVGILLDRFGSKVVVPICIALTSLGALPLVSSSNWGYSIVGRIITGIGSSASVLGLFKIISIYYHREKFAVMFSISAIIGILGGIFATKPLHILFDEFGWTYCIYNNRIIACFNYLCVYT; encoded by the coding sequence TTGACAATAAAGTTTAATATAGGAGCAATAGAAATAGGGCAATTTGGTGGGTTATACTATGCAGGCTATGTATTAGCACATATTCCTGTAGGTATTCTCTTAGATAGATTTGGTTCTAAAGTTGTTGTACCGATTTGTATTGCACTAACATCCTTGGGTGCTTTACCTTTGGTTAGTTCTAGCAATTGGGGTTATTCTATTGTTGGAAGAATAATCACTGGCATTGGATCATCTGCTTCAGTACTTGGACTTTTTAAAATAATAAGTATCTATTACCATAGAGAAAAATTCGCTGTGATGTTTAGCATATCAGCTATTATTGGCATTTTAGGTGGTATATTTGCCACTAAACCATTACATATCTTATTTGATGAATTCGGGTGGACTTACTGTATTTATAATAACCGGATTATTGCTTGCTTTAACTACCTTTGTGTCTATACCTAG